A DNA window from Pseudodesulfovibrio thermohalotolerans contains the following coding sequences:
- the kdsB gene encoding 3-deoxy-manno-octulosonate cytidylyltransferase, with protein MSEFPECHGIIPARFESSRFPGKPLVEIDGKPMFWHVYSRASACPQMTSVTLATDDERIHAAARELGVPAVMTRSDHSSGTDRVLEAARTLSIDSDAVVVNIQGDEPCLEPDMLTELVRPFSNRRVRVATLATSIGPDEAASPDRVKVVRAMDGRALYFSRSLVPFDRDEKLHGFLLHIGLYAFRMEALERFGRLDPSPLELREKLEQLRLLEDGIDIYVTETRHTCHGVDRPEDLVKVKTILENH; from the coding sequence ATGAGCGAATTCCCCGAATGTCACGGCATCATCCCCGCAAGGTTCGAGTCCTCGCGGTTCCCGGGCAAGCCGCTGGTCGAGATCGACGGCAAGCCCATGTTCTGGCACGTCTACTCGCGGGCTTCGGCCTGTCCCCAGATGACCAGCGTCACCCTGGCGACGGATGACGAACGCATCCATGCAGCCGCGCGGGAACTCGGCGTGCCCGCCGTCATGACCCGCTCGGACCATTCCAGCGGCACGGACCGCGTGCTCGAAGCGGCCAGGACCCTGTCCATTGACTCCGACGCGGTAGTGGTTAACATCCAAGGCGACGAACCGTGCCTGGAGCCGGACATGCTCACCGAGCTGGTGCGGCCCTTCTCGAACCGTCGGGTGCGGGTGGCCACGCTGGCCACATCCATCGGCCCGGACGAGGCGGCCTCGCCCGATCGCGTCAAGGTGGTCCGCGCAATGGACGGGCGCGCGCTTTACTTTTCGCGCTCGCTGGTGCCCTTCGACCGCGACGAAAAGCTGCACGGCTTTCTGCTGCACATCGGCCTTTACGCCTTCCGCATGGAGGCGTTGGAGCGGTTCGGCAGGCTGGACCCGAGTCCGCTGGAGCTCCGGGAGAAACTGGAGCAACTCCGTCTGCTTGAGGACGGCATCGATATTTACGTAACCGAGACGCGGCACACCTGCCACGGAGTGGACAGGCCCGAGGACCTCGTCAAGGTAAAGACCATTCTGGAGAATCATTGA